TCCTGCCTCTATTTTCATGATTTTCGCCAGACTATGATGGTGAGTTGTCGACCGGATGTTAGACTCTGCCATCTTTTTTGTATCATTATTGCCGACATCATCTCTGACATACGATAAAACTCATTTTGTTTATATTGAGAAATCAACACCTTGTTTCCTGACAAACCAGAACCGACCCGGATTTCACCAGACACGCACGGGCTTGTGGCTTCACAGATCAGCGATCACGCCCTGAATGTATTGCAGCGCTTACACGATCAGGGCTATGCCGCTTTTCTGGTGGGCGGTTGTGTCCGGGACTTGCTCCGAGGCATGAGACCTAAAGATTTCGACGTGGTCACGGATGCAAAGCCCGAGCAGGTGCGGTCTCTATTCCGCCATGCGCGAATTATCGGCCGTCGTTTTCGTATTGTTCACGTCATCTTTGGCCATGACATGATTGAAGTAACGACATTCCGAGGTGGTGACGAGGACGGCGTTCGCCGTTCGGACCAAGGGCGGATTCTTCGTGACAACGTTTTTGGCAGCATTGATGAAGATGTATGGCGTCGAGATTTTGCCTGTAATGCGTTGTATTACAACTTTGCCAACGCTGAGATTGTTGACTATGTGCAGGGTTGGCAGGATATCGAAACCGGCCATTTGCGCATCATCGGCAACCCTGTAACGCGTTATCAGGAAGATCCCGTCCGAATGCTCCGTGCGGCGCGTTTCATGGCCAAGCTCGGTTTCACCCTGACCGGAGATTCCGTTTCTGCCATCCAAGAATGCCGCGACCTGCTGAAATCCATCGCGCCGGCCCGTTTGTTCGATGAAAGCATCAAGATTTTCCAAGGTGGATATGCCTGGGCCGCCTTCCTTAAATTGCGTGAACTAGATTTGTTGGGTTATCTCTTTCCGGGGCTCGATAACCTGCTCAATCGCGACTATGACCGTATCTCAAGATTGGTCGAGCGCGTACTTGTCGGCACGGATGAACGCGTCGGCCATCAGCTGCCTGTTAATCCTGCGTTCATGCTTGCGGGATTGTTGTGGGCCGATTTGAGCCGTCGACGTGAGCACTGGCTGCATCAACGCGTCGACTCAGACGTTGCCTTTGCCTTGGCCATGGATGAGGTCATCGAGTCAACGGTCAAGCAGGTTGCCATCCCTCGTCGCCTGACCGATTTGATGCGCGTGATCTGGGCACTCCAGCCGACACTCGAACAAGCCGCACAGGGGATGTCGATGGGCATCGCAATGACGGAACTCAAAGATCAGCAAAAACACCTGCTGGCCCATGCCTGGTTCCGTGCCGCCCTCGATTTTCTCTGTCTGCGCAGTGAAATAGGCGAGGTTTCTCCTGACATATGCCAGTTCTGGCGACAATACGCACCCGAGCGCGACATGGATTCAGGCGAAACCGTTCCGACTCATCTGCCTGAAGATTTTGCCCGGCATGGCGATCCGCAGCGCCGCCCGCGTCGGCGACGTCCCCCGCGTCATCCCAAGAACCCATCCACGAATAAATAACAAGCGAAAGCTCTCATTGATGCGCCCGGCCACAGACACGCCCCGTTCTCCCGATTCTGAATCAGACAATGTCCATGCATTCATAGCTCTGGGCAGCAATCTTGATCAGCCGGTCAAGCAACTTGTGGATGCCATGTCCGCGCTTGATGGGTTACCGGGCACCGACGTGTTGCGAACATCTCAAATGTACGCAAATCCTCCGATGGGGCCGCAGGATCAGCCGGATTATGTCAACGCAGTCGCCTTGATCTCAACCAGCCTGACACCCGGCGCATTGTTGCAGGCACTCAAGGGTCTGGAGCAATCCGCAGGGCGGCTTTCCACTCAGGCATGGGGTGCGCGTGTGCTGGATCTGGACATTCTGACGTACGGCGAAATGACCATGAATACACCCACCTTGACCATTCCACACCCCGGAATTGCCAAACGCCGCTTTGTTCTGGCACCTTGGCATGAAATTGCACCGGATACCCGGTTGCCTGATGGCCGTCTTATTGCGGAGCTGCTGTCATCTGCGCCCGAGCACCCATTGCATATCGTTGCTCCCTCAACGATTTCACAGAAAAGGCATTAAATCCATGAGCAGTCAGACACCCCCCGGCGAAACCAGCACGAGTTCACAACGTGTTAAGCCCAAAACGCTGACCACCCTGCAGAATGCAAAACGCGATCAAACACCGATCGCGATGATAACTGCGTATGACGCCGGTTTTGCCCGTTTGGCCATGGAGGCCGAAATCGACATCCTTCTTGTAGGCGATTCGCTCGGCATGGTCGTGCAAGGCCAACGCGATACTCTCAGCGTGACGATGCACGACATGATCTATCACACGAAGATGGTGCGTCGTGGAGCGCCATCGGGTTTGGTCATGGCAGATTTACCCTTTCTGTCTGATACCGATACTCCCACGGTGCTCCGTAATGCAGGGCGACTGATTCAGGAAGGCGGAGCGGATATCGTAAAAATAGAAGCCACGGCCGCCAAGGCAGATCTGGTGCAAGCCATGACGGATGCCGGTATCGCCGTTTGCGCGCATGTCGGGTTGCTGCCGCAGAAGGTGCGACAACTCGGCGGGTACCGGGTTCGCGGTCGTGATATTGATGATGCCTCTGCCGTTATGCGTGATGCCGAAGTGCTGACCCACGCCGGTGCAGCTATGGTTCTGGTTGAGTGTGTTCCTAGTACGTTGGGTGCGCGTATCGCCAAATCGATTGATGTGCCCGTCATCGGCATCGGTGCGGGCGTCGATGTCGATGGCCAGGTGCTCGTCATGAACGACCTGCTTGGAATGAATCCACATCCTGCGCGATTCGTTCGTGATTTTCTTCGGGGCAGGGGGGCGATTCTCCAAGCATTGCAAGCCTACGCATCTGCCGTGCGCAGCCGGAGTTTTCCCGCCGAACATGAAGGGTTCGTTTAATTGGAAATCATCCGCGATTTGAATGAATTACTGAACTGGCGCCAGGCACAGGCCAAAGCAGAAAGGAATGTCGCCTTCGTGCCCACCATGGGGAACCTCCATAACGGGCATCTTAATCTGGTAAAGGCAGCGCAAAGTCGGGCAGATCAGCCATCCGTGCTGGTTTCCATATTCGTCAACCCGATGCAGTTCAATGATATCAACGACCTGGCCCGGTATCCTCGTACAGAATCCGAGGATATTGCGCAATTGACGCGGCTCAACGTCGATGCGGTTTTTCTGCCGAATGAGGCTGAACTGACACCGGAAATAAATCCGTTCTCCATCCGTGTCGACCCGGGTGAACTGGCTGCCCATTGGGAGGGCGCTGCTCGTCCTGGTCATTTCACCGGCATGGCCACGATTGTGATCAAGCTGTTCCATCTGGTTCAGCCGCAGGTTGCCGTATTCGGCGAAAAGGATTTTCAACAGCTGCAAATCGTGCGACGTATGGTGCGTGATCTAAACATGCCAATAGAAATCATGGGCGTACCGACGGCACGCGCAGAAGACGGACTGGCTTTGAGTTCGCGGAATCGATTCCTGGATGAAGAGCAGCGTCGCACAGCGCCCCTGCTTCATGCCACACTGCTGGATAGCGCCCAACAACTTCGTCTGGGAAAGCCGCTTGATACCGTGCTGAAAAATGCCCGCAATCGATTAACCGCTGCCGGCTTCAAACTCGATTACCTTGCGCTTTGCCGCCCCGACACGCTGGACCCTCAGCTCACGGCTGAAAATGGCATATTGCTGGCGGCGGCCCGACTGGGGGCCATTCGGCTGCTTGATAATCAACCCGTGGTCATAGAGTAGGCCGCATTGCGCTACAATCTTGCTCAAAGCGTTTATCTGGAAAGAATGAATAATGAACCCGAATTACCTGGACTTTGAACAGCCCATCGCCGAACTGGATGCCAAAATCCGTGAGTTACGACTCATGGATAATGAAGCAGGGCTGAATATCAACGAGGAAATTGCGCGGCTCGAAGCCAAAAGCATGGAATTGACGCGGTCGATTTTCGGCAATCTGACCGCATGGCAAATCAACCAGATCGCTCGCCATCCCCAGCGCCCCTACACCCTCGACTACATCAAACACATGCTGACCGATTTCACCGAACTGCACGGTGATCGCGCTTTTGCTGATGACGCCGCGATTGTCGGTGGCATGGCGCGTCTCGATGGCATCCCGGTCATGGTGATCGGTCAGCAAAAAGGGCGCGATACCAAAGAAAAAATCCGCCGCAATTTCGGCATGCCTCGTCCAGAGGGCTACCGCAAGGCGAAGCGTTTGATGGAAATGGCCGAAAAATTCAAATTGCCCGTTCTGACCTTCATCGACACGCCGGGCGCTTATCCGGGCATTGATGCGGAGGAACGGGGGCAGAGCGAAGCCATCGCCCGTAATCTGTTTGTCATGGCCGACCTGAAAACACCGATCATCGTCACCATTATTGGTGAGGGCGGCTCCGGCGGTGCGCTGGCGATCGGCATCGGTGACCACGTGATGCAGCTCCAGTACGGCACCTATTCCGTCATTTCCCCGGAAGGCTGCGCTTCCATTCTCTACAAGAGTGCCGACAAAGCGCCCGAAGCGGCTGAGTCGCTGGGTATCACCGCGCCACGCCTTCTGGAGTTGGGCTTGATCGATGAGGTCATCAGTGAGCCATGCGGTGGCGCTCACCGCGATATCGACCAAATGACCCAAACACTCAAAGCGTCACTCAAACGCGCGCTGGTCAAGCACTCGAATCAACCGATCAATAAATTACTGCAACGCCGTTACGATCGCTTGATGAGTTACGGCCAGTTTATCGATCGCTGAATGCCGTTTTCGACTTGTCGTCGTGAAACGATAAAATATGCCTGATGCTCCGCTACCGGACTCGCTCCCTAAACCTCTGAAGGTTGTGCTGGCCAGTTCTGGTGGTGCTGATTCTCTGGGCGCTTTGGTTTGGTTGCATAACCAGTATCAGCAGGGTGTGATCGATGAGATCACCGTCGTCAGTATCGACCATCAAATTCATCCCGACTCGGCCGAATGGAGTGCGAGGGCGTGTCAGCAAGCCAGCTTTTTCTCAATTGAATCGCACTGCATTAAAATCGACGTGCCGACTCGAGGAATACATGGACAGCATTCACTGGAATCGCGCGCACGCTGGGCCCGCTACGAAGCGCTGCGATCATGGTTGTACCGCCGTTACCAGCCCGAGGATGAACCCGTTCTGGTGACAGCACATCATCTTGAAGATCAGGTCGAAACCTTTCTGCTGGCCGCACTTCGTGGCAGTGGAGCCGCTGGCTTATCCGCCATGCCCGCCTTGACACGATTCGGGGCGGGTTGGCATTGGCGCCCCTTTTTGCAAATGCCCCGAGATGATTTGCGACAGTTTGCGGCTTCGCTGCCCCTGATTCCGGTGGATGATCCCAGTAATCAAGACTTGTCTTACGATCGCAACTATCTGCGTGCCGAAATCCTGCCACGAATTCAATCGCGCTGGCCACAAGCGCTCGTTAGTTTGGGCGAGGCAGCTAGGCAATCCGGCGATGATCTGGCATTGCTCGAATCACTCGCAGCCATTGATGGCAATCTCGAAAGCCTGGAGCGTTTGCCACTGAGCCAATTGCTCGCTCTGGCACCTTCTCGGCAAGCCAACGTTCTGCGAACCTGGATCAAGCGTCACGGTGCGTTGATGCCACCGAAGGCCCGATTGATCGAATTTCTCAGGCAACTTAAAACAGCGGAACCTGATCAGCATCCCGAACTTGCCTGGGGTGACTGGTTGATCAGTCGGTATCGCGATGAACTCTGGTGGCGCATACCTCCAGACCTTCAAGCGCCCGAAGCATTACCATGGACAGACAAAACGCATTCGATTGAGTATTCGCCGGGCAAAAATATCCACTTGGTGCGGACGCAAATAACCGACCCGCTAGCCATCGGTGAGCGCTGGTTGGACCGGGATTGGCTGATACGCACACGACGCCCCAAAGATCGAATTCAGCCGCAAGGCAGCGCACACTCACGCAGCTTGAAAAACTGGTTTCAGGAAAACGCATGTCCGCCATGGGTCAGGTCTTCAATCCCGGTTGTTGAAATTGAGCACCGACTGGCTTGTCTGGTCGGCTGGGCCGTAGACAGGCACTTTTGTCCCGAACCGGGCGAAGCCTCATGGCGAATCGAACGAACCAATTGAAGGGAAGTATCTTGAATCGTCCACACACTGAAAAAAACCGGTTACAGCTGATTGAGTCAAAACTGGAACACGGGCTAAAAATCGCGCTGACGATGTTACGCCAGGTGTTTGTAAAGAATCCTCATGTAAATATCGCACATGGAGAAACCAGACTATGATTGACCGTAACGAGTTGCTTGATTATTGCGATCAATTGCTGGACGTGGCCGCCTGGAACGATTACGCGCCGAACGGACTGCAAGTTGAGGGGAAGCCCAGTATTCAACGCGTTATTACCGGTGTCACCGCCTGTGCAGAATTGATCGAAGCTGCGATTGATTGGCAGGCCGATGCCATCATCGTGCACCATGGATTTTTCTGGAAAAACGAACCTCAGGCACTAACCGGGATGAAGTATCGACGGATTGCCCGTTTGATCAAGCATGATATTAATTTGCTTGCCTATCATCTTCCACTGGATGCACAGCCGGAATTTGGTAACAATGCAGCGCTCTCGGAACAACTGGGACTTGAATGCATCGTCCCGTTTGGGGCCAAGCGACTCTCACTGGCAGGTGAATTACCGGCGCCCGTGGCAGTGAGCCATTTGGGGGGCACCCTTGAGCAGTTACTCGGGCGAACGCCCCTGATCGTTGGCCCTCAGGATAAAGCGATTCAGCGGATTGGTTTGTGCACGGGCGGCGCACAGGATGGAATCGTCGAAGCTGTTCAAATGGGACTGGATGCCTTCATCTCAGGTGAGATCAGTGAACGGACGACGCATATTGCACGGGAGGAGGGCATCGTTTACTACGCTGCCGGTCACCACGCAACTGAACGAGAGGGTGTTCGTCGCCTTGGATTAAAGCTGGTTGAGCAATTCGGACTGGAGGTTCGTTTTGTCGATATCGCCAACCCTGTGTGAACGGTAAAAGTGTTTGAACGTGATTCTGAGCCAGTTAACCCTTTGAAGTCACAGGCGATAAACACATCTCAAAAGCGATTAATGACACTTGTTTGACGCAAACATCGGAAGCGATAACACTCGCAAAGTTTGCGGCCGAACTTGAGCGGAAAAGTGCGCTCAAACAACCATGGCTTTCATGCTTGGAAATAGAGTGAACACATCAATGGCAAAGCGGGTAGGCTTTGGGAAACACATTGAGCCCATAACAATGAATAAGTTGACTTTAAACTGAAACAAGGTTGGAGCGAGTAATTAATGGCTGATGTTCCTGTCAATCCGGGTCGGCGTCGTTTTTTAACGGGGTCTGCCATCGCAGTAGGCGCAGTAGGCGCCGGCTTCGCTACAGTGCCTTTTTTATCCTCATTTGAACCCAGTGCTCGTGCCGAAGCTGCGGGCGCGCCAGTAGATGTGAATATTGGCAAACTGGCCGAAGGCCAAATGGTCACTGTTGCTTGGCGCGGACAACCAATCTTTGTCGTACACCGTACCGACAAGATGGTTGAAATGCTGCCCTCTTTGGATAGCCAACTGCTCGATCCAAACAGCGCAGTGGCCAGTCAGCAACCAAAGTTTGCTGATAACTTCTTCCGTGCGCGTAAGAAGAACATCTTTGTCGTCATCGGGGTTTGCACTCATTTAGGCTGCGCGCCCACCTATCGCCCGGAAGTTGCACCAAAAGACCTGGGTCCCGACTGGAAAGGTGGCTTTTTCTGCCCATGCCACGGCTCCAAATACGACCTAGCCGGTCGAGTGTACAAGAGCATGCCAGCACCACTGAACCTGCTTGTGCCTGACTACATTTTTGCGACGGATGATATCGTTCGAATTGGCGTTGCGGAGAAGAAAGCATGATTCAAAAGTTAGGCAAATGGGTCGATGATCGACTGCCCGTATCCCACTTCTGGAACGCGCATCTCGCTAAATACTACGTCCCCAAGAACTTCAATTTCTGGTACTACTTCGGATCAATCCTGCTGGCTGTCTTCGCCATTCAGATCGTCACTGGCATCTGGCTTGCGATGAACTACAAGCCATCAGCGGCTCAAGCGTTCAACTCCGTTGAATACATCATGCGGGACGTTAGCTGGGGCTGGTTGATTCGTTACATGCATTCCACCGGTGCATCGTTCTTCTTCATCGCGGTTTATCTGCACATGTTCCGTGGGTTGATGTACGGCTCGTACAAAAAGCCACGCGAACTGATCTGGATCTTCGGCGTTTTGATCCTGTTGACCCTGATGGCCGAAGCCTTTATGGGCTACTTGCTGCCGTGGGGCCAGATGTCCTTTTGGGGCGCTCAGGTGATTATTTCCCTCTTTGGCTCCATTCCGTACATCGGGCCTGATCTCGCCCTCTGGATTCGTGGCGACTACGTTGTATCCGATGTCACGCTCAATCGGTTTTTTGCCTTGCATGTCATTGCGCTGCCACTTGTACTGCTGTTCTTGATCGGTGGTCACATCATGGCGCTGCACGAAGTGGGATCGAACAACCCCGATGGGGTCGAAATCAAAACCAATAAGGATGAGCACGGCAAACCCGTTGATGGCATCCCGTTTCATCCTTATTACACGGTCAAGGATTTGTTCGGCCTTGGTGTATTCCTGTTCCTATTTGCGGCTGTCATTTTCTACTGGCCAGATGGCGGCGGAAAGTTTCTTGAAGCGCCCAACTTCATTCCGGCAGACCCATTGAAAACCCCGGAACACATCGCACCGGTTTGGTATTTCGCGCCACATTACGCAATCTTGCGGGCGATCCCAGACAAATTCCTTGGTGTTGTGGCCATGGGTTCGGCCATTTTGATTCTCTTTTTACTGCCTTGGCTCGATAGAAACGCGGTCAAATCAATCCGCTATCGCTCGATGGCGTTTAAAGTGATTTTGTTTTCGTTCGTTGTCGCCTTCTTGGGTCTTGGTTACCTTGGCACCCAGCCAGTGACCTACTGGAATACGCTGTTCTCTCGTATTTTCGCCTTCATCTATTTCGGGTTCTTTATTGCCCTGTTTCTGGTGAGCAAATTTGAA
This region of Halothiobacillus neapolitanus c2 genomic DNA includes:
- the tilS gene encoding tRNA lysidine(34) synthetase TilS; translation: MPDAPLPDSLPKPLKVVLASSGGADSLGALVWLHNQYQQGVIDEITVVSIDHQIHPDSAEWSARACQQASFFSIESHCIKIDVPTRGIHGQHSLESRARWARYEALRSWLYRRYQPEDEPVLVTAHHLEDQVETFLLAALRGSGAAGLSAMPALTRFGAGWHWRPFLQMPRDDLRQFAASLPLIPVDDPSNQDLSYDRNYLRAEILPRIQSRWPQALVSLGEAARQSGDDLALLESLAAIDGNLESLERLPLSQLLALAPSRQANVLRTWIKRHGALMPPKARLIEFLRQLKTAEPDQHPELAWGDWLISRYRDELWWRIPPDLQAPEALPWTDKTHSIEYSPGKNIHLVRTQITDPLAIGERWLDRDWLIRTRRPKDRIQPQGSAHSRSLKNWFQENACPPWVRSSIPVVEIEHRLACLVGWAVDRHFCPEPGEASWRIERTN
- the pcnB gene encoding polynucleotide adenylyltransferase PcnB — translated: MFPDKPEPTRISPDTHGLVASQISDHALNVLQRLHDQGYAAFLVGGCVRDLLRGMRPKDFDVVTDAKPEQVRSLFRHARIIGRRFRIVHVIFGHDMIEVTTFRGGDEDGVRRSDQGRILRDNVFGSIDEDVWRRDFACNALYYNFANAEIVDYVQGWQDIETGHLRIIGNPVTRYQEDPVRMLRAARFMAKLGFTLTGDSVSAIQECRDLLKSIAPARLFDESIKIFQGGYAWAAFLKLRELDLLGYLFPGLDNLLNRDYDRISRLVERVLVGTDERVGHQLPVNPAFMLAGLLWADLSRRREHWLHQRVDSDVAFALAMDEVIESTVKQVAIPRRLTDLMRVIWALQPTLEQAAQGMSMGIAMTELKDQQKHLLAHAWFRAALDFLCLRSEIGEVSPDICQFWRQYAPERDMDSGETVPTHLPEDFARHGDPQRRPRRRRPPRHPKNPSTNK
- a CDS encoding acetyl-CoA carboxylase carboxyltransferase subunit alpha, whose translation is MNPNYLDFEQPIAELDAKIRELRLMDNEAGLNINEEIARLEAKSMELTRSIFGNLTAWQINQIARHPQRPYTLDYIKHMLTDFTELHGDRAFADDAAIVGGMARLDGIPVMVIGQQKGRDTKEKIRRNFGMPRPEGYRKAKRLMEMAEKFKLPVLTFIDTPGAYPGIDAEERGQSEAIARNLFVMADLKTPIIVTIIGEGGSGGALAIGIGDHVMQLQYGTYSVISPEGCASILYKSADKAPEAAESLGITAPRLLELGLIDEVISEPCGGAHRDIDQMTQTLKASLKRALVKHSNQPINKLLQRRYDRLMSYGQFIDR
- the petA gene encoding ubiquinol-cytochrome c reductase iron-sulfur subunit, with product MADVPVNPGRRRFLTGSAIAVGAVGAGFATVPFLSSFEPSARAEAAGAPVDVNIGKLAEGQMVTVAWRGQPIFVVHRTDKMVEMLPSLDSQLLDPNSAVASQQPKFADNFFRARKKNIFVVIGVCTHLGCAPTYRPEVAPKDLGPDWKGGFFCPCHGSKYDLAGRVYKSMPAPLNLLVPDYIFATDDIVRIGVAEKKA
- the folK gene encoding 2-amino-4-hydroxy-6-hydroxymethyldihydropteridine diphosphokinase, whose amino-acid sequence is MRPATDTPRSPDSESDNVHAFIALGSNLDQPVKQLVDAMSALDGLPGTDVLRTSQMYANPPMGPQDQPDYVNAVALISTSLTPGALLQALKGLEQSAGRLSTQAWGARVLDLDILTYGEMTMNTPTLTIPHPGIAKRRFVLAPWHEIAPDTRLPDGRLIAELLSSAPEHPLHIVAPSTISQKRH
- a CDS encoding cytochrome b, with translation MIQKLGKWVDDRLPVSHFWNAHLAKYYVPKNFNFWYYFGSILLAVFAIQIVTGIWLAMNYKPSAAQAFNSVEYIMRDVSWGWLIRYMHSTGASFFFIAVYLHMFRGLMYGSYKKPRELIWIFGVLILLTLMAEAFMGYLLPWGQMSFWGAQVIISLFGSIPYIGPDLALWIRGDYVVSDVTLNRFFALHVIALPLVLLFLIGGHIMALHEVGSNNPDGVEIKTNKDEHGKPVDGIPFHPYYTVKDLFGLGVFLFLFAAVIFYWPDGGGKFLEAPNFIPADPLKTPEHIAPVWYFAPHYAILRAIPDKFLGVVAMGSAILILFLLPWLDRNAVKSIRYRSMAFKVILFSFVVAFLGLGYLGTQPVTYWNTLFSRIFAFIYFGFFIALFLVSKFETAKPVPERVQ
- a CDS encoding Nif3-like dinuclear metal center hexameric protein, with translation MIDRNELLDYCDQLLDVAAWNDYAPNGLQVEGKPSIQRVITGVTACAELIEAAIDWQADAIIVHHGFFWKNEPQALTGMKYRRIARLIKHDINLLAYHLPLDAQPEFGNNAALSEQLGLECIVPFGAKRLSLAGELPAPVAVSHLGGTLEQLLGRTPLIVGPQDKAIQRIGLCTGGAQDGIVEAVQMGLDAFISGEISERTTHIAREEGIVYYAAGHHATEREGVRRLGLKLVEQFGLEVRFVDIANPV
- the panC gene encoding pantoate--beta-alanine ligase, whose product is MEIIRDLNELLNWRQAQAKAERNVAFVPTMGNLHNGHLNLVKAAQSRADQPSVLVSIFVNPMQFNDINDLARYPRTESEDIAQLTRLNVDAVFLPNEAELTPEINPFSIRVDPGELAAHWEGAARPGHFTGMATIVIKLFHLVQPQVAVFGEKDFQQLQIVRRMVRDLNMPIEIMGVPTARAEDGLALSSRNRFLDEEQRRTAPLLHATLLDSAQQLRLGKPLDTVLKNARNRLTAAGFKLDYLALCRPDTLDPQLTAENGILLAAARLGAIRLLDNQPVVIE
- the panB gene encoding 3-methyl-2-oxobutanoate hydroxymethyltransferase, with the translated sequence MSSQTPPGETSTSSQRVKPKTLTTLQNAKRDQTPIAMITAYDAGFARLAMEAEIDILLVGDSLGMVVQGQRDTLSVTMHDMIYHTKMVRRGAPSGLVMADLPFLSDTDTPTVLRNAGRLIQEGGADIVKIEATAAKADLVQAMTDAGIAVCAHVGLLPQKVRQLGGYRVRGRDIDDASAVMRDAEVLTHAGAAMVLVECVPSTLGARIAKSIDVPVIGIGAGVDVDGQVLVMNDLLGMNPHPARFVRDFLRGRGAILQALQAYASAVRSRSFPAEHEGFV